From Mauremys reevesii isolate NIE-2019 linkage group 10, ASM1616193v1, whole genome shotgun sequence, the proteins below share one genomic window:
- the LOC120373766 gene encoding ankyrin repeat and fibronectin type-III domain-containing protein 1-like isoform X5 produces MTQQMRDIQLAQARKPPGPSSPNAAKRLYRNLSGKFRVNYTSFDEGSLPGRSEKEKLRKAYLFQSNVALFEAVELQDLERVQELLKQYSPEELDLNTPNSEGLLPLDIAIMTNNAPIARMLLQAGAKESPHFMSLESRALHLATLVREAEQRVNEFTAQVANETPNTDCSEKEKQLKSWEWRYRLYKRMKAGFEHACAPDPPANVHLSVASSSSVQVTFGEPLSINSAVVTKYKVEWSCSPTFSPPLGEVVIDKLRNLHFTIQGLMSGTAYYVQVSAYNMKGWGPPQASVPPFAIPSNWREYDGRAPRRRGQAEALDHLLSQVKTVHQHCVCHESCKNQPQSRKHSVSKSLKHLFHPSSKFLKTLKRGLYLTSIFYKDDNILVTHEDQIPVVEIDDTYSCLLMQDFLWFTKVACMWDEILWLRQCLTVSQSSCSCVLQTRFKMLLAISQMQGLLGIQDLGQVFFEPIKDKQGNILIVTLKEVKTNQTFESVRWVPLSKLQTSRKSVSSPEEPTSLDMLLMTMQDKLAYHQRSSQALAPGLYLAYLKLCSAVDQIRVLVPEQLPNILCHVKIRTNPNISREEWEWLQNLANLEEPSPTEPESETSQNPLYQELQGAIKELVNLVNIPLQEAKDFRLYSQEVLDFGGQVSFLLLLPPSDDVCTAPGQNSPYTPRSGFLTLPLQIFELVHFFTYDREFISQYCQVSALLELESLLSQQSLREAFSDAELSTAKQRHQQVQDYIQQMEEIWREMRWMMDALQHARYKQPSCGVPLTWFLNESSGAMKEKTQSTSSHLDYLPSPTPSPETSRKLNSADSHGISDEEGSSEVFLATDSDYDSSRAQSPKELDLVYSSGPECCGRKIARTLRDSAPDVLQSHELKAPPLLPEEPRPPPELYDSDFVLPSRQIELLHITEKRQAYCVRTSSLDFPKPLFQVTRKSCPGSVDSSPTETRTTGQCSLLRLDTGSAFSPEHSQAVESSEPVFRTRSAEWTRTFQEPPELGHIANRGKKPGSATLRVCPQYETGLSNETSIKLHVTTKMSAEEVVKLVVLEMNEVSRNVLGNVDAFCYSEDQLDHFGLVFVSDDTEQWLPDDFLPLSLHNAWPEGRFYVRIKETSPLLFQYGPATTV; encoded by the exons ATGACGCAGCAAATGCGGGACAttcagctggcccaggccaggaaGCCACCAGGGCCCTCCTCCCCGAACGCTGCCAAGAGGCTTTACCGCAACCTGTCGGGGAAGTTCCGCGTCAACTACACTTCATTCGATGAGGGCAGCTTGCCAGGGAGGAGTGAGAAGGAGAAGCTACGCAAGGCCTATCTT TTTCAGAGCAATGTGGCTCTCTTTGAGGCTGTTGAGCTGCAGGATCTGGAGAGGGTGCAGGAGCTGCTAAAACAGTACAGCCCAGAGGAGCTGGACCTTAACACCCCAAACAGCGAGGGGCTGCTGCCGCTGGATATCGCCATCATGACCAACAATGCTCCCATTGCAAGGATGCTGCTGCAGGCCGGAGCCAAGGAGAGTCCACACT TCATGAGCCTGGAGAGCCGGGCCTTGCATCTGGCGACGCTGGTGCGGGAGGCAGAGCAGCGAGTCAACGAGTTCACAGCACAGGTGGCGAATGAGACGCCCAACACTGACTGCtcagagaaggagaagcagctgAAGTCCTGGGAGTGGCGCTACCGGCTTTACAAGCGCATGAAAGCTGGTTTTGAGCATGCCT GTGCGCCGGACCCACCCGCTAATGTGCACCTGTCTGTGGCCAGCAGCAGTTCTGTGCAGGTTACCTTCGGGGAGCCCCTAAGTATCAACTCAGCTGTTGTCACCAAATACAAAG TTGAGTGGAGCTGTTCCCcaaccttctcccctcccctcggggAAGTGGTGATCGACAAACTAAGAAACCTGCACTTCACCATCCAGGGGCTCATGTCG GGCACGGCCTACTATGTCCAGGTGTCGGCCTACAACATGAAGGGCTGGGGACCCCCGCAAGCCTCAGTGCCACCTTTTGCTATCCCCTCCA ACTGGCGGGAATATGATGGGAGAGCACCAAGGCGAAGGGGACAAGCCGAAGCCTTAGATCACCTTCTCAGCCAGGTGAAGACTGTGCACCAGCATTGTGTCTGCCATG AGTCCTGCAAGAaccagccccagagcaggaagCACTCGGTCTCCAAAAGCCTGAAGCACCTTTTTCACCCTAGCAGCAAGTTCTTAAAGACTCTGAAAAG GGGCCTGTATCTCACCTCCATCTTCTACAAAGACGACAACATCCTGGTGACACACGAGGATCAGATCCCTGTGGTGGAGATAGATGACACCTACTCCTGCCTACTCATGCAGGACTTCCTCTGGTTCACCAAG GTTGCCTGCATGTGGGATGAGATCTTGTGGCTGCGTCAGTGTCTCACCGTCTCCCAGTCATCCTGCTCCTGCGTCCTGCAGACGCGCTTCAAGATGCTGCTGGCCATCTCACAAATGCAG GGGCTGCTAGGAATCCAGGACTTGGGACAGGTCTTCTTTGAGCCAATCAAAGACAAGCAGGGCAACATCTTGATAGTGACACTGAAGGAGGTGAAAACCAACCAGACTTTTGAGAGCGTCCGCTGGGTCCCCCTCTCCAAGCTGCAGACAAGCCGCAAGTCTGTCTCCTCTCCAGAAGAGCCCACCTCTCTGGATATGCTGCTGATGACAATGCAG gaCAAGCTGGCTTACCACCAGAGAAGCAGCCAAGCCCTTGCCCCAGGCCTCTACCTGGCCTATCTGAAGCTCTGCAGTGCAGTAGACCAGATCCGAGTGCTGGTGCCTGAACAGTTACCCAACATCCTTTGCCATGTGAAAATACGGACCAATCCCAACATCTCCAG GGAGGAATGGGAGTGGCTTCAGAACCTGGCCAATTTGGAGGAACCAAGTCCCACTGAGCCAGAGTCTGAGACTTCCCAGAACCCCTTGTATCAGGAGCTCCAAGGGGCCATTAAGGAGCTGGTGAACCTGGTCAACATCCCTCTGCAAGAG GCTAAAGATTTCCGTCTGTACAGTCAGGAGGTGCTAGACTTCGGGGGACAAGTCTCCTTTCTCCTGCTGCTTCCTCCATCTGATGACGTCTGCACTGCCCCGGGCCAGAACAGCCCCTACACCCCTCGCTCTGGCTTCCTCACGCTGCCTCTCCAGATCTTTGAGCTAG TTCACTTCTTCACGTATGACCGAGAGTTCATCAGCCAGTATTGCCAGGTGTCCGCGCTCCTGGAGCTGGAGTCTCTCCTTTCCCAGCAGAGCCTCAGGGAAGCCTTCTCAGATGCTGAGCTCTCCACAGCTAAGCAGAGGCACCAGCAGGTTCAGGACTACATACAG CAAATGGAGGAGATCTGGCGTGAGATGCGCTGGATGATGGATGCCTTGCAGCATGCCCGGTACAAGCAGCCATCTTGTGGCGTGCCTCTCACCTGGTTCCTCAATGAATCCAGCGGTGCAATGAAGGAGAAAACACAGTCCACGTCATCGCATCTGGACTAcctcccctcacccaccccatCTCCAGAAACCAGCCGCAAGCTCAACTCTG CAGATTCCCACGGGATCTCAGACGAGGAGGGCTCATCAGAGGTGTTCCTGGCTACAGACAGCGACTATGATTCCAGCAGGGCCCAAAGCCCCAAGGAGCTGGACCTGGTTTACTCCTCGGGGCCTGAGTGCTGTGGCAGAAAAATTGCCCGAACCTTGAGGGACAGTGCCCCTGACGTCCTGCAGAGCCATGAACTCAAAGCCCCACCACTGCTCCCAGAGGAACCCCGGCCACCCCCAGAGCTATATGACAGCGACTTTGTCCTCCCCAGCCGGCAGATTGAGCTCCTCCACATCACAGAGAAGCGTCAGGCCTACTGCGTCCGCACTAGCAGCTTGGATTTCCCCAAGCCCCTCTTCCAGGTGACCAGGAAGTCATGTCCTGGCTCCGTCGATAGCTCCCCAACAGAAACCAGGACGACGGGCCAGTGCAGCTTGCTCAGGCTGGACACTGGCTCAGCTTTCAGCCCCGAGCACAGCCAGGCTGTTGAAAGCTCTGAGCCTGTCTTCCGGACACGCTCAGCGGAGTGGACTCGCACCTTCCAGGAGCCACCGGAGCTGGGACACATAGCAAACCGGGGGAAGAAGCCAGGCTCAGCCACCTTACGGGTCTGTCCTCAATACGAAACCGGACTGTCCAATGAGACCAGCATTAAG CTGCATGTCACCACCAAGATGTCAGCAGAAGAGGTGGTGAAGCTGGTGGTGCTGGAGATGAACGAGGTCTCCCGGAATGTGCTGGGCAACGTGGATGCCTTCTGCTACAGCGAGGATCAGCTGGATCACTTTGGACTAGTGTTCGTGTCAGACGACACCGAGCAGTGGCTGCCCGACGACTTCTTACCCCTCTCTCTCCACAACGCCTGGCCTGAGGGGCGGTTCTATGTCCGAATCAAAGAGACATCCCCTCTTTTGTTCCAGTATGGGCCAGCGACCACAGTatga